In Micromonospora sp. WMMA1363, a genomic segment contains:
- a CDS encoding DEAD/DEAH box helicase has product MITVTPSFAHTGLAPALVAELAAQGITAPFPIQAATLPDSLAGRDVLGRGRTGSGKTLAFGLPVLSRTAGRRARPGRPLALLLVPTRELAQQVTEALDPYARAVGLRCATVVGGLSLNRQAQTLRAGAELVVATPGRLHDLIDRGDVRLDQVGVTVLDEADQMADMGFLPQVTRLLEQVAPGGQRMLFSATLDGGVDRLVRRFLTDPVTHSVDPGTATVTAMTHHVLHIEAADKPAALSWIAAREGRTILFMGTKYRADRVARQLLAKGVRAAALHGGKSQPQRTRILEQFRTGQVTALVATDVAARGIHVDGLDLVVNVDPPTEAKDYLHRGGRTARAGESGTVVTLVLPEQRRDVSRLMATAGIRPQATRVRPGDPELVRVTGAREPSGVPVTIAPPPTAQASRPSGAGSREAAGRSGGTDGRMGHRSSGRPRRGRRPRAT; this is encoded by the coding sequence ATGATCACTGTCACCCCGTCGTTCGCCCACACCGGGCTGGCCCCGGCGCTCGTCGCCGAGCTGGCCGCCCAGGGCATCACCGCCCCGTTTCCGATCCAGGCGGCCACGCTGCCGGACTCACTCGCCGGCCGGGACGTGCTCGGTCGTGGCCGAACCGGCTCCGGTAAGACCCTGGCCTTCGGGCTTCCTGTTCTCTCCCGCACCGCCGGCCGCCGGGCCCGGCCGGGACGTCCGCTCGCCCTGCTCCTGGTGCCCACCCGTGAGCTGGCCCAGCAGGTGACCGAGGCCCTCGACCCGTACGCCCGCGCGGTCGGGCTGCGCTGCGCCACCGTGGTCGGTGGGCTGTCGCTGAACCGGCAGGCGCAGACGCTGCGGGCCGGCGCCGAACTGGTCGTGGCCACCCCCGGTCGGCTGCACGACCTGATCGACCGGGGGGACGTCCGGCTCGACCAGGTCGGCGTAACCGTCCTCGACGAGGCCGACCAGATGGCCGACATGGGGTTCCTGCCACAGGTCACCCGGCTGCTGGAGCAGGTCGCCCCGGGCGGTCAGCGGATGCTCTTCTCGGCCACCTTGGACGGCGGCGTGGACCGGCTGGTCCGCCGGTTCCTCACCGACCCGGTCACCCACTCGGTGGACCCGGGCACCGCCACCGTCACTGCGATGACCCATCACGTCCTGCACATCGAGGCCGCGGACAAGCCGGCCGCGTTGAGCTGGATCGCGGCCCGGGAGGGCCGGACCATCCTGTTCATGGGCACCAAGTACCGTGCCGACCGGGTCGCCCGGCAGCTGCTCGCCAAGGGCGTACGCGCGGCGGCGCTGCACGGCGGCAAGTCGCAGCCGCAGCGCACCCGGATCCTGGAGCAGTTCCGCACCGGGCAGGTGACCGCGTTGGTCGCCACGGACGTCGCCGCCCGGGGCATCCATGTGGACGGGCTGGACCTGGTGGTCAACGTGGACCCGCCGACGGAGGCGAAGGACTACCTGCACAGGGGCGGCCGGACCGCCCGGGCGGGGGAGTCCGGCACCGTGGTCACGTTGGTCCTGCCCGAGCAGCGGCGGGACGTGTCCCGCCTGATGGCGACGGCGGGGATCCGCCCGCAGGCCACCCGGGTACGTCCCGGTGACCCGGAACTGGTCCGGGTCACCGGCGCCCGGGAGCCGTCCGGTGTACCGGTGACGATCGCACCGCCGCCGACCGCGCAGGCGTCCCGCCCGAGCGGTGCCGGCAGTCGGGAGGCCGCGGGTCGGTCCGGCGGCACCGACGGCCGGATGGGACACCGGTCCTCGGGCCGCCCGCGCCGGGGGCGGCGTCCGCGGGCCACCTGA
- a CDS encoding cold-shock protein: MAIGTVKWFNADKGFGFITPDGGGADVFAHFSAIQTSGYRSLDENQRVEFDVTQGQKGPQAENIRPL, encoded by the coding sequence ATGGCTATCGGCACCGTCAAGTGGTTCAACGCTGACAAGGGCTTCGGCTTCATCACCCCGGACGGCGGCGGGGCCGACGTCTTCGCCCACTTCTCGGCCATCCAGACGTCCGGCTACCGGAGCCTGGACGAGAACCAGCGGGTCGAGTTCGACGTGACCCAGGGCCAGAAGGGCCCGCAGGCGGAGAACATCCGCCCGCTCTGA
- a CDS encoding ATP-dependent DNA helicase yields the protein MTQPTLFSAAAPAPRTADAGPRYTPVELAKLLRLPAPTREQAAIVAAPVEPLLVVAGAGSGKTETMAARVVWLVANSYVRPEQVLGLTFTRKAAGELAHRVRTRLDQLARRMGRRGRDPLDDPLSGEATVSTYHSYAGRIVTEHGLRAGYEPSARLLTEASRWQLMDLIVRNYDGDMSDVDRMPSTITDAVLALAGELDEHLVDADDLAAWTGRFFAEVQARPGRVYADVRRALALQRTRLKLLPLVRSYARRKDDFEAMDFADQLARAARVARDHPAVGEIERDRYRVVLLDEYQDTSHAQVVLLNALFGGGHAVTAVGDPCQSIYGWRGASAGTLDRFPAEFARADGVPAGVRSLTTSWRNRPEILGVANALATPLRAAGARVPELHAARSVKDSIPHRSPRGAAAGTVHCALLPTYAEEADWIADSVLRAWRGAAGTPGALPEHIPVAARPTTAVLVRLRSQIPAIESALRARGLPVDVVGLGGLLDTPEVRDVVCTLRVLADPTDGAALLRLLTGARWRIGPRDLVALHRRARTIAAARRRFAAGDEPEIVPDALDEATLVEALADLGPAQAYSAEGYPRLSAYARELGLLRYRLDQSLPDLIADVERTIGLDVEVAVRAGRDGAGDAGLARGHLDALGDVAARFSGETPGATLTAFLAYLAAAEDEERGLAPGEVEVVEGAVQILTAHAAKGLEWDVVAVVGLSRGVWPGPVRNSDHWLGGLGVLPFPLRGDADGLPALALADVEEQRGMARAVEDFTDAWRAHDEREERRLAYVAVTRPRRLLLCSGHWWGEGTKRPRGPSVLLCEIRDACLDGGAGHLVDEWTAEPAPDAANPTTEVVLRAEWPADPLGARRPALAEAAALIRRYLADGAGARRPVADAGLSGGAGDRPAGTGTGPTGVDAADPPTGEADPAAGDPEVARWRREADLLLAERAELTRWSGPVEVALPGQLSVTQLVALRRDPAGLARTLRRPLPSEPNPYARRGTAFHAWLEQRFGADRLLDVDEMPGAADADAAPDEAQAELQERFLVSEWADRVPVEVEVPFATVIAGIVVRGRMDAVFARPAGRFDVVDWKTGRQPAGAAAEAAAVQLAVYRLAWAELAGVPAERVGAAFHYVRDAVTVRPVDLLDVAGLTALIAAVPETTAAGGRPGHS from the coding sequence GTGACCCAGCCGACCCTGTTCAGCGCCGCGGCCCCGGCCCCCCGGACGGCCGACGCCGGCCCCCGGTACACCCCGGTCGAGCTGGCGAAGCTGCTGCGGCTTCCGGCACCGACCCGGGAACAGGCGGCGATCGTCGCCGCACCGGTGGAGCCGCTGCTGGTGGTGGCCGGCGCCGGTTCGGGCAAGACCGAGACGATGGCCGCCCGGGTGGTCTGGCTGGTGGCCAACTCCTATGTCCGGCCGGAGCAGGTGCTCGGGCTCACCTTCACCCGTAAGGCCGCCGGGGAGCTGGCGCATCGAGTACGGACGCGGCTCGACCAGCTGGCCCGTCGAATGGGCCGGCGCGGGCGCGACCCGCTCGACGACCCCCTGTCCGGCGAGGCGACCGTCTCCACGTACCACTCCTACGCCGGCCGGATCGTGACCGAACACGGCCTGCGGGCCGGGTACGAGCCGTCCGCCCGGCTGCTCACCGAGGCGTCCCGCTGGCAGCTGATGGACCTGATCGTGCGCAACTACGACGGTGACATGTCCGACGTGGACCGGATGCCGAGCACGATCACCGACGCGGTGCTGGCCCTCGCCGGCGAGCTGGACGAGCATCTGGTCGACGCGGACGACCTGGCCGCCTGGACCGGCCGGTTCTTCGCCGAGGTGCAGGCCCGGCCGGGCCGGGTGTACGCCGACGTACGCAGGGCGCTGGCGCTCCAGCGGACCCGGTTGAAGCTGCTTCCGCTGGTGCGCTCGTACGCCCGCCGCAAGGACGACTTCGAGGCGATGGATTTCGCCGACCAGCTGGCCCGGGCCGCCCGGGTCGCCCGAGACCACCCGGCGGTTGGCGAGATCGAGCGGGATCGGTACCGGGTCGTGCTACTCGACGAGTACCAGGACACCAGCCACGCCCAGGTGGTGCTGCTCAACGCTCTCTTCGGCGGGGGGCATGCGGTGACCGCCGTCGGTGATCCTTGCCAGTCGATCTACGGCTGGCGTGGGGCCAGTGCCGGCACCCTGGACCGGTTCCCCGCCGAGTTCGCCCGCGCCGACGGAGTCCCAGCCGGAGTGCGCAGCCTCACCACCAGCTGGCGTAACCGGCCGGAGATCCTCGGTGTGGCGAACGCTCTGGCGACGCCGCTGCGCGCGGCCGGGGCCCGGGTGCCGGAACTGCACGCCGCGCGCAGCGTCAAGGACTCCATCCCGCACCGCAGCCCCCGCGGCGCCGCCGCCGGCACCGTCCACTGCGCGCTGCTGCCGACGTACGCCGAGGAGGCCGACTGGATCGCCGACAGTGTGCTGCGCGCCTGGCGGGGCGCGGCGGGAACCCCGGGTGCGCTGCCCGAGCACATTCCGGTGGCGGCACGCCCGACCACGGCGGTGCTGGTGCGGCTGCGCAGTCAGATCCCGGCGATCGAGTCGGCGCTGCGGGCGCGGGGCCTGCCGGTCGACGTCGTCGGGTTGGGCGGCCTGCTGGACACGCCGGAGGTCCGCGACGTGGTGTGCACCCTGCGGGTGCTCGCCGACCCGACCGACGGGGCGGCGCTGCTGCGCCTGCTGACCGGTGCCCGCTGGCGGATCGGACCGCGCGATCTGGTGGCCCTGCACCGGCGCGCCCGGACCATCGCCGCCGCCCGCCGCCGGTTCGCGGCCGGCGACGAGCCGGAGATCGTCCCGGACGCGCTGGACGAGGCGACGCTGGTGGAGGCGCTCGCCGATCTCGGCCCGGCGCAGGCGTACTCGGCGGAGGGCTACCCGCGGCTGAGCGCGTACGCCCGGGAGTTGGGGCTGCTGCGGTACCGGTTGGACCAGTCCCTGCCGGATCTGATCGCGGACGTGGAGCGCACCATCGGTCTCGACGTGGAAGTGGCGGTGCGGGCCGGCCGGGACGGGGCCGGCGACGCCGGCCTGGCCCGGGGTCACCTGGACGCGCTCGGCGACGTCGCGGCCCGGTTCAGCGGGGAGACCCCGGGGGCGACCCTCACCGCGTTCCTCGCCTACCTCGCTGCCGCGGAGGACGAGGAGCGCGGTCTCGCCCCTGGCGAGGTGGAGGTCGTCGAGGGAGCTGTGCAGATCCTCACCGCGCACGCGGCCAAGGGCCTGGAGTGGGACGTGGTGGCGGTCGTGGGGCTCAGCCGCGGAGTGTGGCCGGGCCCGGTGCGCAACTCCGACCACTGGCTGGGCGGGCTGGGCGTGTTGCCGTTCCCACTCCGTGGGGACGCCGACGGGCTGCCCGCGCTGGCCCTGGCCGACGTCGAGGAGCAGCGCGGGATGGCACGGGCGGTGGAGGACTTCACCGACGCGTGGCGGGCGCACGACGAGCGGGAGGAACGGCGGCTGGCGTACGTGGCGGTGACCCGGCCGCGCCGGCTGCTGCTCTGCTCCGGTCACTGGTGGGGCGAGGGCACCAAGCGTCCACGTGGCCCGTCGGTGCTGCTGTGTGAGATACGCGACGCCTGCCTCGACGGTGGCGCCGGGCATCTGGTCGACGAGTGGACCGCGGAGCCCGCGCCGGACGCGGCGAACCCGACCACCGAGGTGGTGCTGCGGGCGGAGTGGCCGGCGGACCCGCTGGGCGCCCGCCGTCCGGCCCTCGCCGAGGCGGCCGCGCTGATCCGGCGGTACCTTGCCGACGGCGCCGGTGCCCGCCGACCGGTGGCCGATGCCGGGTTGTCGGGCGGTGCCGGGGACCGCCCGGCCGGCACCGGGACCGGCCCGACGGGCGTCGACGCCGCTGACCCGCCCACGGGCGAGGCCGACCCGGCCGCCGGGGACCCGGAGGTGGCGCGGTGGCGGCGGGAGGCGGACCTGCTCCTCGCCGAGCGGGCTGAACTGACGCGGTGGTCCGGCCCGGTCGAGGTCGCGCTGCCCGGGCAACTTTCGGTGACCCAGCTGGTCGCGCTGCGTCGGGATCCGGCCGGCCTGGCCCGGACGCTGCGCCGCCCGCTGCCCAGCGAACCCAACCCGTACGCCCGGCGGGGCACCGCGTTTCACGCCTGGCTGGAGCAGCGTTTCGGGGCCGACCGGCTGCTCGACGTCGACGAGATGCCCGGCGCGGCGGACGCCGACGCCGCGCCGGACGAGGCGCAGGCCGAGCTCCAGGAGCGCTTCCTGGTCAGTGAGTGGGCCGACCGGGTGCCGGTGGAGGTGGAGGTCCCATTCGCGACGGTGATCGCCGGCATCGTGGTCCGCGGCCGGATGGACGCCGTCTTCGCCCGCCCCGCCGGCCGGTTCGACGTGGTCGACTGGAAGACCGGCCGACAGCCGGCCGGCGCCGCCGCCGAGGCGGCTGCGGTGCAGCTCGCCGTGTACCGGCTGGCCTGGGCGGAGCTGGCCGGAGTGCCGGCCGAGCGGGTCGGGGCGGCGTTCCACTACGTCCGGGACGCGGTCACCGTCCGACCGGTCGACCTGCTCGATGTGGCCGGTCTGACCGCGTTGATCGCCGCGGTGCCGGAAACTACGGCGGCGGGTGGCCGGCCCGGACATTCGTGA